From Clostridium sp. SY8519:
CCACCGGCAGCCCGTGGGTATCCCATCCGGCCTTCCGCGGCACATATTTTCCCTTCATGGTCTGGTAACGGGGGATCATATCCTTGATGACACGGGTCAGCACATGGCCAATATGAGGTTTGCCGTTCGCGGTCGGCGGTCCGTCATAGAATGTGTAGGTCTCGCCTTCTTTGCGGTTTTCCATGCTTTTGCGGAAGATATCATTTTCCTTCCAGAAGCTTTCCACCTGCTTCTCCCGGTCCACAAAGTTCATTGTGGTGTCTACTTTTTTGTAAATACTCATTTCTACGTCTTCTCCTTTGTCTGCGCAGTCTCTGTTCTTTTGAAAAAGAGCCCGTCCTGAAAAGGACGGGCTCTTAGAGTTCGTTAACCACCTGTTCAGAGTACGGGACATCTGCCCTATACTGTTCCCTGTCACGGCTGGATGCCGTCAGCGCCTACCAGGATCTCTCCGTTCGGGCTGCAACTGATAAAGTGATGTTCCTGCATGTGCTACTGATACCGGCTCTCACCGCCCCGGCTCGCTGTGACGTTCCCGCATGCCATACTGTCTTCGTCATCGTCTTTGCTGTATTCTGCTTTCGGATACGCATCTTCCCCGGAAGATACTCTCAAAAATTATAGTGACTTCCATGCAAAAAGTCAATGTTATTTTCCTCTGCCTAAACCAGCACTTTGCTCAGGAACTCCCGGGCACGCTCGGTTTTCGGGGACGCGAAGAAATTCTCCGGTGTATCATCTTCCAGAATCTTTCCGCCGTCCACAAACAGTACACGGTTGGCCACTTCCTTGGCGAATCCGATCTCATGGGTGACCACCGCCATCGTCATTCCGTCGTCTGCCAGTGCCTTCATCAGATCCAGCACCTCGCCCACCATCTCCGGATCCAGCGCGCTGGTAGGTTCGTCAAACAGCATCATCTTCGGGTTCATGGCCAGCGCCCGGACAATGGCGATTCGCTGCTTCTGCCCGCCGGATAAGGAAGCCGGGTACGCATCGGCCTTGTCCAGAAGACCTACCCGGTCCAGCAGACGCTCCGCAGTCTGATTCGCTTCTTCCTGTTTCATCCGTCCGGTCCGCACCGGCGCCAGTGTGATGTTTTTCTTTACCGTCATATTCGGAAACAGATTAAAGTGCTGGAATACCATTCCCATCTGCTGACGGATCCCGTTTACGTCCGCCTTGGGGGCGGTGATTTCGGCGCCGTCAAAATAAATCTGCCCGCCGGTCGGCAGTTCCAGCAGATTCATGCAGCGCAGGAAAGTGGACTTGCCGGAACCGGAGGGGCCGATGATTACCACTTTTTCCCCGGTCTGAATCTCCGCGGAAATATCATCCAGCACCACATGGTCCCCGAAGGCCTTGGTCAGATGTTCGATCCGGATCAGTGTATTATCTTCGCTCACTTCGACGCAGTCTCCTTTCCAGTCTTCCAAGCAGCCATGTCAGAATCATGACAATGACAAGATACATAAGCGCGATGCCCACAAACGGCATCAGTGCCTGATAGGTTTTGGCCTGAATCGTCATAGCCACCTTCGTCAGATCCATCAGCCCGATCACAGTGACCAGGGAAGTATCCTTAAACAGTGTGATAAATTCATTTCCCAGGGCCGGCAGAATATTCTTCACTGCCTGCGGAATAATGATATCTTTCATGACATTTCCGTAGCTCATGCCCAGGGAACGGCCGGCTTCCATCTGGCCGATATCCACGGACAGGATTCCGCTTCGGATAATCTCCGATACATAAGCACCGGAATTGATCCCCAGGGCGATAATCGCGATGCCCAGCAGATTCCTGCTGGCGGCAAATACGACAAAGCCCCAGATCAGCAGCTGTACCATCATAGGGGTGCCGCGGATCACTGTAACATAGACCTGACAGATGCCGTTGAGCACCGAAAGTCCGAATCCTTTTTTTCCGCGTTTCTGCAGATACTGTGTGCGCACGACGGCCACCGCCACTCCCAGGATCAGTCCCAGGATCAGCGCGAATATCGTCAGAATAATGGATGTTCTCAGTCCGTTCAGGTACAGCTTCCATCTGCCTTCCGCCACAAAGCTCTGTATGAACTGATCTCTTAAACTGTTGCTTCCCACTTTCACTGTTCTCCTTGCGTAACGAAGGGGCAGCCTGATACCGCCCCTTCGGAAACTTCATACTTATTTCGTCCCGTCTGCTGTAATGTATTTGTCAATGATCTTCTGAACGGTTCCGTCTTTTTTCAGTTCGTTCAGAGCATTGTTGATCGCTTTGCGCAGTTCCGGATTCTTCTTGTTGATGCCGATGGCATATTCTTCTTCCACATAGCTGGAATCCAGAATCTTCAGGCCGTCATTGTTCTTTACAAATTCCTTGGCCGGTTCGCTGTCGATGACCACTGCATCTGCCTTGCCGCTTACCAGGGCCTGGACTGCAGTCGCGCCGTTGGTATACGCGGTCACATGGTCAGCGCCGAAATCATCGGTGCAGTAGGTTGCGCCGGTGGTGCCTTCCTGTACGCCGATCTTTCCTGCCTTCTTCAGATCCTTGGCGGTCTTAATGGAAGATCCTTTCTTTACAATGATCTTCTGTACTGCCTTTGCGTAGGTGTCTGTAAAATCTACATTCTTCTTCCGTTCGTCATTTACGGTCAGACCGGCCATTGCCATATCTTCCTTGCCGCTCTGTACGGATGTAACCACTGCGGAGAAGTCCATATCATCCACCACCAGTGTCAGATCCAGTTTCTTGGCAATGGCTTCGGCGATCTCCACGTCGATGCCTTCGTAGCCGCCGTCATCCTTTGTCATCTCATAGGGCGGGAACTGGGCGTTGGTAGCCATATGCAGCTTGCCTTTTTCCACGGTGGAAACCGAAGCAGTCTCAGCGGATGTGCTGGACGCGGCAGAAGACGCGCCGCCTGCAGTGCCGGATTTGTCCGCGGAGGAACCGCATGCTGCCAGGCCGAGGGCCATGGCGCCGATTACTGCTGCGCTGATAAGCTTTGTCATTCTTTTTTTCATCGTTCTTTTCCCCTTCCAGAAAAAATATAAATCAGATTTTCTGCAGTCAGATACACACTTCCTGACTGTGTCACTTGAATATTTTAGCACAGCACATCAGCAAAAACAAACAGAAGCTTGCATATTATTCCATAAAATGTATATTTTCTGCTTTTTTCCTTATATTTTTTCATCCCCGGCCCGGGGTTTTCCACCCTGCTTCCCGAGAAATACAGCAGATTTGCCCTCCCCGCAGCCCCGCTTTGCTTGCACTTTCGCCGGAATGAAGTATAATCTTAACAACTGTACTTCGTGCTTACCGACCAATGCGCTGACAGATAAAGGAGCGAACCCATGGCAACACAGAATCTTACCCTGATGACCGATCTTTATGAAATGACCATGATGCAGGGCTATTTCAAAACCGGCAGCCGGAAAAACGTGGTCTTCGATGTCTTCTACCGCCAGAACCCCAGCAACGGAGGCTACGCCATCTGCTGCGGTCTGGAGCAGGTGGTGGAATATATCAAAAACCTGAACTTTTCCACAGATGACATCCGCTATCTGGAATCCCTGAAAATCTTCGATTCGGATTTTCTGGACTATCTCAGCAGATTCCGTTTTTCCGGCAGTATCTACGCCATTCCGGAAGGCACCGTGGTCTTTCCCCGGGAGCCTCTGCTGAAAGTCGTGGCCCCTATTATGGAAGCCCAGCTCATTGAAACCGCCCTGCTGAATATCATCAACCATCAGACCCTGATTGCCACGAAAGCTTCCCGGGTATGTTACGCCGCGGAAAATGACAGCGTCATGGAGTTCGGCCTGCGCAGGGCCCAGGGACCGGATTCCGGCATCTACGGTGCCCGGGCTGCTGTCATCGGCGGCTGCGTCGGCACTTCCAATGTGCTCACCGGCCAGGTCTTCAATGTACCGGTGAAAGGCACCCATGCCCACAGCTGGATCATGAGCTTCCCGGATGAATACACTGCGTTCCGGAATTATGCGGAACTTTATCCGGACGGCTGTATCCTTCTGATTGATACCTATGACACCCTGCGCTCCGGGCTGCCCAATGCGATCCGTGTCTTCCGGGAAATGAAGGAAAAAGGCGTCACCCTGACAAACTACGGCGTCCGTATGGACAGCGGCGATCTGGCTTATCTGTCCAAGAAAGTCCGGGCCGAACTGGACAGAGCCGGCTTCCCGGATGCTATCATTTCCGCTTCCAACGATCTGGATGAATATCTGATCCAGTCCTTAAAACAGCAGGGCGCCGCCATCACTTCCTGGGGCGTCGGCACCAGCCTAATCACCTCCCGGGACTGTCCTGCCCTGGGCGGCGTGTACAAACTGGCTGCCATAGAAGACGAGAACGGCCGCTTCATTCCCAAGATCAAATTATCGGAAAACACGGAAAAAATCACCAACCCGGGCAACAAGGAGATCTACCGCATTTACGACAAAACCAGCGGCAAGATCCGTGCGGATCTGATCTGCATCGCCGGCGAGGAATTCGACCCTTCCGAGGACCTGACCCTGTTTGATCCCAACGAAACCTGGAAAAAGACCACCCTGCCCGGCGGGACCTACACGCTGCGCAGGCTTCTGGTTCCCGTATTTGAAAACGGCAAATGTGTCTACTCCTCTCCGACAACCATGGAAATCCGCGAAATCTGCGCCCGGGAAAAGGACACCCTCTGGGCAGAGAATAAGCGGTTCAACAACCCGGCGGAAGTCTATGTGGACCTTTCGGACCGGCTCTATGAGATGAAACGGCAGGTCATCAACGATTTAAGTTCCGTGAAATATTAAGCGGAGTTACAAAAGGCCCGGAGAACGGCATCCGACGATGCCGCCCTCCGGGCTTTTTCTATGACAGCTGTTTTCTTTTCTATTTCTTTCGGTTTAATTAAATCCGTATACCTTCTGTACCACCATATAGATCACCACCACAAGCTTGTTTCCCAGCTTGCCCGGCAGATTAAAGACAAACTCCATAAAATGGCGGGTCAGCCACCGGTACAGCTTCGGGTAGCCGGTTTTGATATAACGCCAGAATTCTCTTTTTTTCCGGATATTTTCATCGGTATTGGACTTGATCAGCAAAATCGTTGTGACCATGGTCACAATCTCGATAAAATTTAGCATGTACTGCCGCAGGCGCTCATTTCTGATCTTCCAGGGATCGTATGCATCAATCAGAAGCTTGTTGACCCGCAGCTGCTGGTCGATCCTGCTGATCATCACCTTTTCATTGACTGACTGATCCTCCCTGCCGATATAGTAACGGTAAAAGTCCACATCCAGATAATACATCCGCTTCACATACGGCATCGGAACATAGACAAAGAGATTATCCACATAAAAGGTGTGTTCCGGCAGTTTCAGGCCACATTCCCGCAGAAGCGCCGTCCGATAGATAATGGAATGCATGAGGAAATACTTGCCCAAACCGAAGCGGCGGGCGTCTTTCCATCCGAACAGCTGATTCACCGGAATGATCTTGTGATAATGAACCCTCTTTTTGTGGCGGGCACCGACTTTCTCATAAACGAAGTTGCTGATCAGCATATCAATGGTGCAGTCCGCCGCCGTAAGGGAAGCCAGTGTGTTCAGGATCCGGCGGTAGGCAATTTCATCCACCCAGTCATCGCTGTCGACGACTTTGAAATATTTGCCGGTGGCAATGCTCATCGCTGTGTTCAGCGCGCCGCCGTGGCCTTTGTTCTCCTGATGCACTACCCGGATGATCGAGGGATACTCCTGTGCGTAATGATCGGCAATCTCTGCTGTCCGGTCTGTGGATCCGTCATCTACTATAATGATCTCTACCGGATCGCCTCCCGGAATCAGTGTCTTTAAGCAGCGGTCCATGTAATCCTGCGAATTGTAGCAGGGCACTGCGATTGATAATAGTTTCGTCATTTTCTCACCAGATAACTATTTTCCGATCAGACCCGGAAACTGTCTGATCCACCGCCCCCATTGGCGGAATTCTGCTTCCTGCAGACATCTGTCTGCCGCATAGTAGGTACAGTATAGCAATAATAGAGATAAATTACAAATCACATCTCATCTTCCGCCTTCCCGAAAACACCGGCGTATTTCACATAAGCGGAAAAGGCAGAGGGAATCGGATAACGTCCTGCCGTATCCTCCGGTTCAGCAAAAATCATGCCTTCCGGCCTGCGGCTCCCGGGATCCACCTGAATCAGATAGCCGGTCATATGCCATTCCACATGGGAAAAAATATGTTTCGCGTCTTCCACCCGCCGGATCCGCAGCGGTGTCAGGCCCATGCGGTCTGCCGTCTGCGCGGCCTCTCCCTCGTCCAGTGTCTGCTCCACGTTGGGGAATTCATACAGTCCGGCCAGGAGTCCCCGGGACGGCCTGCGGTGCAGCAGCACCCGCTCTCCCGCCCGGATAATCAGTACGGTTCGGTGCTCGATCCGGCGTTTTGCCCCTTTTGTCCTGACCGGCAGCTCCCCGATCCGGTTCTCTGCCTTTGCCCGGCACATCCGGTTCCAAGGGCAGGCATCACACAGCGGCGCTCCATTCGGCAGACAGACTGTGGCGCCCAGTTCCATCAGCGCCTGGTTGAATCTGCCCGGCTGCGGCATGGGCGGATCCTGCATAAACGCCAAAAGCTGCTTTTCCGTACGGGTCTTTACGGACTGTCTGGCAATGTCCGAATCGTCCCCGAAGACACGCATGAGAATCCGCAGCACATTGCCGTCCACCGCCGGCACCGGAATGCCAAAGGCGATGGACGCCACCGCTCCGGCTGTATAACTGCCGATCCCGCGCAGAGAACGCAGTTTTTCGTAATCCGCCGGCAGACGACCGCCGTATTCTTCCATTACGGTCTGTGCCGCCTTCTGCATGTTTCTGACGCGGTTATAATATCCGAGGCCTTCCCAGAGTTTCAGAAGCTTTTCCTCCGGGCACCTGCTCAGCGCCGCCACATCCGGCAGTTCTTTCAGAAAACGCGCGTAATACGGCCTGACTGCTTCCACCCGGGTCTGCTGAAGCATAATCTCCGACACCCAGACATGATAGGGCGTCGGATCCTGCCGCCAGGGCAGAACCCGGGCATTGACCACGTACCAGTCCGTCAGCGGCTGATACAGCTGCGCAAGTGAAATCTCTTCTGCCATAATTTTTTCCTCTTTTTCTTCTGTTCCTTTGTACTGCTGCATGATTATTCTGTCATAGTTTTGATCTGTCATAGTTTGTTCTGTCACATTCTGCCGGATCTTTTCCCCCGGCAGTTCCTTCATCATAGCATTTATGCATTGGACTGGAAACAAGAAATTTCATGGCCGAATATTCTTTTTTTCTGTCAAATGGTGTATACTGTTTTATAAGTGAATCAACAGACAAAAAGGAGGAAAACAAAATGAATAATCTTATCCTTGAAGTTGAAGACAGCATTGCTGTATTAACCATCAACAGACCCAAAGCCCTCAACGCATTAAACAGCGAGACTCTGGACGAGCTGAACACCTGCCTTGCAGAGGTAGAAGCACGGGACGACATCAAAGTGCTGATCCTTACCGGCTCCGGTGAAAAATCTTTCGTTGCAGGCGCAGACATCAAAGAGATGGTTGGCTTTACAGCAGCTGAAGCACGTGCGTTCGGTATGCGCGCTGCGGAGCCTTTCTTTAAACTCCAGAACATGCGTCAGGTTACCATCGCCGCAGTCAACGGCTTCGCTCTGGGCGGCGGATGCGAGATCAGCATGGCATGCGATATCCGCATCGCTTCCGATAACGCAATCTTCGGCCAGCCGGAAGTGGGCCTTGGCATCATCCCCGGATTCGGCGGCACACAGAGACTTGCACGTCTGGTAGGCATGGGACGCGCAAAAGAGATGATCTTTACCGCATCCAACATCAAAGCAGACGAAGCTTACCGCATCGGTCTGGTAAACAAAGTCGTTCCGCAGGCAGATCTGATGGCTACCGCCAAGAAGATGGCATCCAAGATTGCCCGCAACGCAAGCTACGCAGTATCCATCGCCAAAGCAGCCATCAACAACGGCTACGACATGGATATCAAGAACGCAGTGGAATATGAGGCAAACCTCTTCGGTCTGACCAACTCCACCCACGACAAATTAGAAGGCATGAACGCTTTCATCGAAGGCAGAAAAGAAAAGAACTTCACAGATTTCTGATTTCCTTTGTCCCCCAGTACCCCCGCGGCGTTGACATTTGTCCGCCCCGGGGGTATTTTTATTTTTATGCAGAATATTGTTTTTTGATGGGAAAGGACGAAACCGGATATGATGAATAAAAAAATAGCGCTGATCGGATGTGGAAATATGGGAACCGCCATTGTCAAAGGCCTGCTGTCGGCCCAGGTGTTTGCCCCCGGAAATATCATGGCATGCACTTCCCGCCGCCTGACCGCCGATGCCGTCAGCGACCGCTTCTCCATTCAGGCTACCACTTCCGCCTCGGATGCCGCTGCCTTCGCGGATATCCTCCTGCTGGCAGTAAAGCCAAACAAATTCGCTGAAATCATCCCCCAGATTCGGGAAACCGTCAGCA
This genomic window contains:
- a CDS encoding amino acid ABC transporter ATP-binding protein is translated as MIRIEHLTKAFGDHVVLDDISAEIQTGEKVVIIGPSGSGKSTFLRCMNLLELPTGGQIYFDGAEITAPKADVNGIRQQMGMVFQHFNLFPNMTVKKNITLAPVRTGRMKQEEANQTAERLLDRVGLLDKADAYPASLSGGQKQRIAIVRALAMNPKMMLFDEPTSALDPEMVGEVLDLMKALADDGMTMAVVTHEIGFAKEVANRVLFVDGGKILEDDTPENFFASPKTERAREFLSKVLV
- a CDS encoding amino acid ABC transporter permease, whose amino-acid sequence is MGSNSLRDQFIQSFVAEGRWKLYLNGLRTSIILTIFALILGLILGVAVAVVRTQYLQKRGKKGFGLSVLNGICQVYVTVIRGTPMMVQLLIWGFVVFAASRNLLGIAIIALGINSGAYVSEIIRSGILSVDIGQMEAGRSLGMSYGNVMKDIIIPQAVKNILPALGNEFITLFKDTSLVTVIGLMDLTKVAMTIQAKTYQALMPFVGIALMYLVIVMILTWLLGRLERRLRRSERR
- a CDS encoding ABC transporter substrate-binding protein is translated as MKKRMTKLISAAVIGAMALGLAACGSSADKSGTAGGASSAASSTSAETASVSTVEKGKLHMATNAQFPPYEMTKDDGGYEGIDVEIAEAIAKKLDLTLVVDDMDFSAVVTSVQSGKEDMAMAGLTVNDERKKNVDFTDTYAKAVQKIIVKKGSSIKTAKDLKKAGKIGVQEGTTGATYCTDDFGADHVTAYTNGATAVQALVSGKADAVVIDSEPAKEFVKNNDGLKILDSSYVEEEYAIGINKKNPELRKAINNALNELKKDGTVQKIIDKYITADGTK
- a CDS encoding nicotinate phosphoribosyltransferase, producing MATQNLTLMTDLYEMTMMQGYFKTGSRKNVVFDVFYRQNPSNGGYAICCGLEQVVEYIKNLNFSTDDIRYLESLKIFDSDFLDYLSRFRFSGSIYAIPEGTVVFPREPLLKVVAPIMEAQLIETALLNIINHQTLIATKASRVCYAAENDSVMEFGLRRAQGPDSGIYGARAAVIGGCVGTSNVLTGQVFNVPVKGTHAHSWIMSFPDEYTAFRNYAELYPDGCILLIDTYDTLRSGLPNAIRVFREMKEKGVTLTNYGVRMDSGDLAYLSKKVRAELDRAGFPDAIISASNDLDEYLIQSLKQQGAAITSWGVGTSLITSRDCPALGGVYKLAAIEDENGRFIPKIKLSENTEKITNPGNKEIYRIYDKTSGKIRADLICIAGEEFDPSEDLTLFDPNETWKKTTLPGGTYTLRRLLVPVFENGKCVYSSPTTMEIREICAREKDTLWAENKRFNNPAEVYVDLSDRLYEMKRQVINDLSSVKY
- a CDS encoding glycosyltransferase, with translation MTKLLSIAVPCYNSQDYMDRCLKTLIPGGDPVEIIIVDDGSTDRTAEIADHYAQEYPSIIRVVHQENKGHGGALNTAMSIATGKYFKVVDSDDWVDEIAYRRILNTLASLTAADCTIDMLISNFVYEKVGARHKKRVHYHKIIPVNQLFGWKDARRFGLGKYFLMHSIIYRTALLRECGLKLPEHTFYVDNLFVYVPMPYVKRMYYLDVDFYRYYIGREDQSVNEKVMISRIDQQLRVNKLLIDAYDPWKIRNERLRQYMLNFIEIVTMVTTILLIKSNTDENIRKKREFWRYIKTGYPKLYRWLTRHFMEFVFNLPGKLGNKLVVVIYMVVQKVYGFN
- the mutY gene encoding A/G-specific adenine glycosylase, translated to MMKELPGEKIRQNVTEQTMTDQNYDRIIMQQYKGTEEKEEKIMAEEISLAQLYQPLTDWYVVNARVLPWRQDPTPYHVWVSEIMLQQTRVEAVRPYYARFLKELPDVAALSRCPEEKLLKLWEGLGYYNRVRNMQKAAQTVMEEYGGRLPADYEKLRSLRGIGSYTAGAVASIAFGIPVPAVDGNVLRILMRVFGDDSDIARQSVKTRTEKQLLAFMQDPPMPQPGRFNQALMELGATVCLPNGAPLCDACPWNRMCRAKAENRIGELPVRTKGAKRRIEHRTVLIIRAGERVLLHRRPSRGLLAGLYEFPNVEQTLDEGEAAQTADRMGLTPLRIRRVEDAKHIFSHVEWHMTGYLIQVDPGSRRPEGMIFAEPEDTAGRYPIPSAFSAYVKYAGVFGKAEDEM
- a CDS encoding enoyl-CoA hydratase-related protein, which codes for MNNLILEVEDSIAVLTINRPKALNALNSETLDELNTCLAEVEARDDIKVLILTGSGEKSFVAGADIKEMVGFTAAEARAFGMRAAEPFFKLQNMRQVTIAAVNGFALGGGCEISMACDIRIASDNAIFGQPEVGLGIIPGFGGTQRLARLVGMGRAKEMIFTASNIKADEAYRIGLVNKVVPQADLMATAKKMASKIARNASYAVSIAKAAINNGYDMDIKNAVEYEANLFGLTNSTHDKLEGMNAFIEGRKEKNFTDF